The Styela clava chromosome 2, kaStyClav1.hap1.2, whole genome shotgun sequence genome contains a region encoding:
- the LOC120336682 gene encoding protein rolling stone-like: MSENICRRQFTCRSFGFACSEAEKNSFYVSQWGENRVIFFIYRLFMGLYSLGWTLAYLITLGIYEPDRFAISYTFLTNWGDVLKTIYFILAAVLSLVGVVNRKKMIFTDNIPTKILRSTTWMFFSISATAQVLIFLTYWVFLAPIAAPEDIPTPYNIHRHAINLLLVLIDVFVAAFPIRHPHAVYAMIVAFLYCLMTLIEHLTGGISAVYPFLNWATNPGLAAGICVGLSILGPIVVQSIFFGFYNLRLAIAKCVDKSRSPETTRLRSTEPSDQNGATHDIDNPAFDSFE; this comes from the exons ATGTCGGAAAATATTTGTCGACGGCAATTCACCTGTCGGAGCTTTGGTTTTGCTTGTTCCGAAGCAGAGAAAAATTCTTTTTATGTATCGCAG TGGGGAGAAAACCGAGTCATCTTTTTCATCTATCGTTTATTTATGGgattatattcacttggatggACTTTAGCATATTTAATTACTCTCGGAATATATGAGCCTGATCGGTTTGCCATCAGCTACACGTTTCTAACCAACTGGGGAGATGTCCTGAAGACTATTTACTTCATTTTAGCGGCAGTACTATCATTAGTTGGGGTCGTAAACaggaaaaaaatgatatttactgATAATA TTCCAACAAAGATTCTACGAAGCACAACTTGGATGTTCTTTTCAATCTCTGCAACCGCTCAAGTCTTAATTTTCCTTACCTACTGGGTATTTCTAGCCCCAATTGCCGCACCCGAAGACATTCCAACTCCTTACAATATACACCGACATGCGATAAACCTACTTCTGGTTTTAATCGATGTGTTTGTGGCAGCTTTCCCCATTCGTCACCCCCATGCTGTTTACGCCATGATTGTAGCGTTTCTGTACTGTCTTATGACGCTGATAGAGCATTTAACTGGTGGAATATCCGCTGTGTATCCATTTCTGAATTGGGCTACAAACCCCGGGTTAGCTGCCGGAATATGTGTCGGGCTTAGCATATTAGGACCAATAGTTGTTCAAAGCATTTTCTTCGGTTTTTATAACCTAAGACTTGCTATTGCGAAATGTGTTGATAAATCGAGATCGCCAGAAACTACAAGGCTTCGATCCACAGAGCCGTCAGATCAAAATGGAGCAACACATGACATTGACAATCCAGCGTTTGACTCTTTTGAATGA
- the LOC120335569 gene encoding uncharacterized protein LOC120335569 isoform X1 produces the protein MGNSVAKLAALDFGIQLLAFLPSSYFQTERFYDLVGSSTFLCLARLGLHFSQKTFRQKVQANLISAWAIRLGSFLFYRVIHDGVDRRFNKVRGNPSIFFKYWMLQGVWVFLTMLPSLLNNESKDRLKPTTRDYIGWGMFGVGFLTEVIADYQKFTFRSDPDNAGKFISHGLWSISRHPNYFGEILLWSGLFVSASSSFKNWEWLSIISPLFNYYLLTRVSGIPMLERSGLKRYGHLPAYQDYIKSVPELIPFFGKP, from the exons atgggCAATTCTGTGGCGAAGTTAGCTGCGTTAGACTTCGGGATTCAACTGCTTGCATTTCTTCCGAGTTCTTATTTCCAGACTGAAAGGTTTTATGATTTAGTGG GTTCAAGTACCTTCTTATGTCTTGCAAGATTGGGTCTTCATTTCAGTCAGAAAACATTTCGACAAAAAGTTCAAGCAAACCTTATATCGGCATGGGCAATTAG GCTTGGCTCATTTCTTTTCTATCGAGTAATACATGATGGTGTTGATAGGAGGTTTAATAAAGTTCGAGGAAATCcatcaatatttttcaagtatTGGATGCTTCAAG GTGTATGGGTATTCTTGACTATGTTACCTTCTCTACTTAACAATGAAAGTAAGGACCGTCTCAAACCAACAACCAGAGACTACATAGGTTGGGGAATGTTCGGGGTTGGATTTTTAACAGAAGTAATCGCTGATTATCAGAAGTTTACATTTCGAAGTGATCCTGATAATGCT GGTAAATTTATCTCCCACGGACTTtggtcaataagtcgacatcccaattattttggtgaaatattacTCTGGTCTGGACTGTTTGTGTCGGCTTCATCTTCATTCAAAA ATTGGGAATGGTTGAGCATTATATCACCATTGTTCAATTATTACCTTCTTACAAGAGTTAGCGGAATCCCTATGTTGGAGCGAAGTGGATTGAAGAGATATGGTCATCTACCAGCGTATCAGGATTATATCAAGAGTGTACCGGAATTGATTCCCTTTTTTGGCAAGCCCTAA
- the LOC120335569 gene encoding uncharacterized protein LOC120335569 isoform X2, translating to MLQGSSTFLCLARLGLHFSQKTFRQKVQANLISAWAIRLGSFLFYRVIHDGVDRRFNKVRGNPSIFFKYWMLQGVWVFLTMLPSLLNNESKDRLKPTTRDYIGWGMFGVGFLTEVIADYQKFTFRSDPDNAGKFISHGLWSISRHPNYFGEILLWSGLFVSASSSFKNWEWLSIISPLFNYYLLTRVSGIPMLERSGLKRYGHLPAYQDYIKSVPELIPFFGKP from the exons atgcTGCAag GTTCAAGTACCTTCTTATGTCTTGCAAGATTGGGTCTTCATTTCAGTCAGAAAACATTTCGACAAAAAGTTCAAGCAAACCTTATATCGGCATGGGCAATTAG GCTTGGCTCATTTCTTTTCTATCGAGTAATACATGATGGTGTTGATAGGAGGTTTAATAAAGTTCGAGGAAATCcatcaatatttttcaagtatTGGATGCTTCAAG GTGTATGGGTATTCTTGACTATGTTACCTTCTCTACTTAACAATGAAAGTAAGGACCGTCTCAAACCAACAACCAGAGACTACATAGGTTGGGGAATGTTCGGGGTTGGATTTTTAACAGAAGTAATCGCTGATTATCAGAAGTTTACATTTCGAAGTGATCCTGATAATGCT GGTAAATTTATCTCCCACGGACTTtggtcaataagtcgacatcccaattattttggtgaaatattacTCTGGTCTGGACTGTTTGTGTCGGCTTCATCTTCATTCAAAA ATTGGGAATGGTTGAGCATTATATCACCATTGTTCAATTATTACCTTCTTACAAGAGTTAGCGGAATCCCTATGTTGGAGCGAAGTGGATTGAAGAGATATGGTCATCTACCAGCGTATCAGGATTATATCAAGAGTGTACCGGAATTGATTCCCTTTTTTGGCAAGCCCTAA
- the LOC120335568 gene encoding sphingolipid delta(4)-desaturase DES1-like has protein sequence MGGYVTRERFEWDYSDQPHTDRRKQMLSQYPQLKRLMKVNPHFKWVVCAQVAAQFVACYLVRDLSWPWLLLWAYILGGTLNHSLTLAIHEMSHNQAYGHGSKSRWNGIFAMFANLPIGIPYSVSFKKYHLDHHRCQGVDGIDTDIPTEFEGVLFCTTLRKVLWVLLQPLLYAIRPLYINPKPLSQQDLINATCQITFNVFLVWTWGGRALAYLLIGTYLGLAIHPVSGHFISEHYMFLKGHETYSYYGPLNMLTYNVGYHMEHHDFPSIPGAKLPLVQKIAPDFYDDLPRHDSWPGVIKEFITDPDVGPYSRIKRKDYSGQNGKDQNANGKIFNGEISK, from the exons ATGGGAGGATATGTTACAAGAGAGCGATTCGAATGGGATTATTCAGACCAACCTCACACAGATCGGAGAAAACAGATGCTTA GTCAATACCCACAACTAAAGAGATTGATGAAGGTAAATCCACATTTCAAGTGGGTTGTGTGTGCCCAAGTTGCCGCACAATTTGTTGCTTGCTATCTTGTCAGAGATCTGTCGTGGCCATGGCTTTTACTATGGGCATATATTTTGGGag gAACATTGAATCATAGCTTAACACTTGCAATACACGAAATGTCTCACAATCAAGCATATGGACATGGAAGTAAAAGCAG GTGGAATGGAATTTTTGCCATGTTTGCGAACCTCCCTATCGGCATTCCTTACTCTGTATCATTCAAGAAATATCACCTCGATCATCACCGATGTCAAGGGGTAGACGGAATCGACACCGACATCCCAACCGAATTTGAAGGTGTTTTGTTTTG CACAACGCTACGTAAAGTCTTATGGGTTTTACTGCAGCCATTACTCTATGCAATACGACCTCTGTACATCAATCCGAAACCTTTATCTCAACAAGACCTCATCAATGCTACTTGCCAGATCACGTTCAATG ttttcttGGTTTGGACGTGGGGAGGACGAGCTCTTGCGTATCTTCTCATTGGTACCTACCTAGGCCTGGCAATTCATCCCGTTTCAGGACATTTTATATCTGAGCATTACATGTTTTTAAAG GGACACGAAACCTACTCATATTACGGGCCTTTGAACATGTTAACATACAATGTAGGATATCACATGGAACACCATGATTTTCCAAGTATTCCAGGAGCCAAATTACCACTG GTTCAGAAGATAGCACCAGATTTCTACGACGATCTTCCCCGCCATGACTCCTGGCCCGGAGTAATAAAAGAATTTATAACCGATCCAGACGTAGGACCTTATTCCAGAATTAAAAGGAAGGACTATTCGGGACAAAACGGAAAGGACCAGAATGCAA ACGGAAAAATATTCAACGGAGAGATATCGAAATGA